In a single window of the Arachis hypogaea cultivar Tifrunner chromosome 6, arahy.Tifrunner.gnm2.J5K5, whole genome shotgun sequence genome:
- the LOC112697423 gene encoding histone-lysine N-methyltransferase ATX5-like, whose translation MEVDRSLGGALKPTDIDTLWVHVTCAWFRPEVAFASDEKMEPALGILSIPSSSFVKICVICKQIHGSCAQCCKCSTYFHAMCASRAGYRMELHMSEKNGKQTTKMVSYCAYHRAPNPDTVLIMQTPLGVISTKSLLQTKKKRGSRLISSRRTKVEETPQADDTEHEPFSAARCRIFQRTNYTKKKSAADAVPHHVRGPYHHPLDAIQSLNAPKVVQEPQAFSSFRERLYHLQRTENERVCFGRSGIHGWGLFARRNIQEGEMVLEYRGEQVRRSIADLREARYRLEGKTAIYLR comes from the exons ATGGAAGTTGATCGTTCCTTAGGTGGTGCTCTAAAGCCAACAGATATTGACACATTATGGGTTCATGTCACTTGTGCTTGGTTTCGGCCTGAAGTGGCTTTTGCTAGTGATGAGAAGATGGAGCCTGCTTTGGGTATTCTTAGTATTCCGTCAAGTTCTTTTGTTAAG ATTTGTGTTATTTGTAAGCAAATTCATGGTTCATGCGCACAATGTTGCAAGTGTTCTACTTATTTCCATGCCATGTGTGCATCAAGGGCTGGCTACCGAATGGAG TTGCACATGTCGGAGAAAAATGGTAAACAGACAACAAAAATGGTTTCCTATTGTGCTTATCACAG GGCTCCCAATCCAGACACTGTTTTGATTATGCAAACCCCCCTTGGGGTCATTTCAACTAAAAGTCTTCTACAAACTAAGAAAAAAAGGGGTTCCAGGCTAATttcctctagaagaacaaaggtaGAAGAAACCCCTCAAGCAGATGATACTGAACATGAGCCATTCTCTGCCGCTAGATGTCGAATCTTTCAAAGAACAAACTACACCAAAAAG AAATCAGCAGCTGATGCCGTTCCTCATCATGTGAGGGGTCCCTACCATCATCCTTTAGATGCAATACAGAGTTTGAATGCTCCCAAA GTGGTACAGGAGCCTCAGGCATTTTCTTCTTTCAGAGAGCGCCTTTACCACTTACAG AGAACCGAAAATGAAAGGGTTTGCTTTGGTAGATCAGGCATTCATGGATGGGGACTTTTTGCACGTAGAAATATTCAAGAAGGAGAAATG GTTCTTGAATATCGTGGTGAACAAGTGAGACGTAGCATTGCGGATCTCAGGGAGGCACGCTATAGATTAGAAGGAAAGACTGCTAT CTATTTAAGATAA
- the LOC112697422 gene encoding uncharacterized protein — protein MWKSLVGDDEEQGESLLGEDSGGLCSLSPTQRIYGFAACLIAGLACMLLSMIVFAKPIKFALLFTFGNVLAVGSTAFLLGPAQQLGMMFDTARVFATAIYIGCVVIALICALLIHDKLLTIIAIIIEIGALIWYSLSYIPFALGMVSELMIRLCDTEI, from the exons ATGTGGAAATCTTTAGTTGGAGATGATGAAGAGCAAGGGGAGAGCTTGTTGGGTGAGGATTCAGGTGGCCTCTGCTCCCTCTCTCCAACACAG AGAATTTATGGATTTGCAGCTTGTTTGATTGCTGGTCTTGCTTGCATGTTACTG TCAATGATTGTTTTTGCCAAACCCATCAAATTTGCATTATTATTCACCTTTGGAAACGTATTAGCAGTGGGAAG CACAGCCTTTCTTCTTGGACCTGCACAACAACTCGGAATGATGTTTGATACTGCTCGTGTTTTTGCAACAGCCATATACATCGGATGTGTGGTTATAGCACTCATATGTGCGCTCTTG ATTCATGACAAGTTGTTGACCATAATTGCTATCATAATTGAGATTGGTGCTCTTATTTG GTACAGCTTAAGCTACATACCTTTTGCTCTAGGAATGGTTTCTGAGTTGATGATTCGATTATGCGACACagaaatttga